In the Deltaproteobacteria bacterium genome, one interval contains:
- a CDS encoding amino acid ABC transporter permease, whose translation MAFQFEPSVILDTLPMLMRGVWYTIYLTVGGLFFGFLLGVTTGLMKLARPFLARKIAELYVELIRGTPMLVQAMFLYYGVPMAVGLRIPPLVAGIIIIAINSGAYIAEIVRGAIQSINVGQTEAGRSIGLTRAQTMRHIIWPQALRRMIPPLGNQFIISLKDTSLLMVIGVGELLRTGQEIVAVNFRAFEVYMAVAIVYLAMTMTISKLLRMVENRLTTRTR comes from the coding sequence ATGGCTTTCCAATTCGAACCTTCCGTTATTCTCGACACCCTGCCCATGCTCATGCGCGGGGTCTGGTACACGATCTACCTGACCGTGGGCGGCCTTTTTTTCGGCTTCCTGCTCGGCGTGACCACGGGCCTCATGAAACTGGCCCGCCCCTTTTTGGCCCGCAAAATCGCCGAATTGTACGTGGAATTGATCCGGGGCACGCCCATGCTGGTCCAGGCCATGTTCCTCTATTACGGCGTGCCCATGGCCGTTGGCCTGCGCATCCCGCCGCTGGTGGCCGGCATCATCATCATCGCCATCAACTCCGGGGCCTACATTGCCGAAATCGTGCGCGGAGCCATCCAGTCCATCAACGTCGGCCAGACCGAGGCCGGACGTTCCATCGGCCTGACCCGGGCCCAGACCATGCGCCATATCATCTGGCCCCAGGCCTTGCGGCGCATGATTCCGCCGCTGGGCAACCAGTTCATCATCAGCCTCAAGGACACATCGCTGCTCATGGTCATCGGCGTGGGCGAACTGCTGCGCACGGGCCAGGAAATCGTGGCCGTCAATTTCCGGGCCTTCGAGGTCTACATGGCCGTGGCCATTGTCTATCTGGCCATGACCATGACTATTTCCAAGCTGTTGCGCATGGTTGAAAACCGTTTGACGACCAGGACCAGATAA
- the glnH gene encoding glutamine ABC transporter substrate-binding protein GlnH: protein MKRILLFALVVLTLCASTASAKKLIVATDTNFPPFEFKDPETGKHTGFDVELWDAIAKEIGAEYELQPMDFNGIIPGLQSGQLDVGIAGMTIKPERAKVVDFSDPYYNAGLLILVKADNTDITDVKSLAGKTVSTKLGTTSEDFAKKEAGAKEVKLFPNNDAMFMELMAGGADAVIFDSPVVSDFMRTAGKGQVKVVGPLYMGQSYGIAFPKGSDLPAKANAALKKLKDSGAYRELYIKWFGTEPK from the coding sequence ATGAAACGTATCCTGCTGTTCGCCCTGGTGGTTCTGACCCTGTGCGCGTCCACGGCTTCGGCCAAAAAATTGATCGTGGCCACGGACACCAACTTCCCGCCCTTTGAATTCAAGGATCCCGAAACCGGCAAGCACACCGGGTTCGATGTCGAGCTGTGGGACGCCATCGCCAAGGAAATCGGCGCCGAATACGAACTGCAGCCCATGGACTTCAACGGCATCATTCCCGGCCTGCAGTCCGGACAGCTTGACGTCGGCATCGCCGGCATGACCATCAAGCCCGAACGGGCCAAGGTCGTGGACTTTTCCGATCCGTACTACAACGCGGGCCTGCTGATTCTGGTCAAGGCCGACAACACCGACATCACCGATGTCAAGAGCCTGGCCGGCAAGACCGTGTCCACCAAGCTCGGCACCACCAGCGAGGACTTCGCCAAGAAGGAAGCGGGCGCCAAGGAAGTCAAGCTCTTCCCCAACAACGACGCCATGTTCATGGAACTCATGGCCGGCGGCGCGGACGCGGTCATTTTTGACTCTCCAGTGGTCTCGGATTTCATGCGCACGGCCGGCAAGGGCCAGGTCAAGGTTGTCGGGCCGCTGTACATGGGTCAGTCCTACGGCATCGCCTTCCCCAAGGGCAGCGACCTGCCCGCCAAGGCCAACGCGGCCCTGAAAAAGCTCAAGGACAGCGGTGCCTACCGCGAACTGTACATCAAATGGTTTGGCACCGAACCCAAATAA